The genomic DNA NNNNNNNNNNNNNNNNNNNNNNNNNNNNNNNNNNNNNNNNNNNNNNNNNNNNNNNNNNNNNNNNNNNNNNNNNNNNNNNNNNNNNNNNNNNNNNNNNNNNNNNNNNNNNNNNNNNNNNNNNNNNNNNNNNNNNNNNNNNNNNNNNNNNNNNNNNNNNNNNNNNNNNNNNNNNNNNNNNNNNNNNNNNNNNNNNNNNNNNNNNNNNNNNNNNNNNNNNNNNNNNNNNNNNNNNNNNNNNNNNNNNNNNNNNNNNNNNNNNNNNNNNNNNNNNNNNNNNNNNNNNNNNNNNNNNNNNNNNNNNNNNNNNNNNNNNNNNNNNNNNNNNNNNNNNNNNNNNNNNNNNNNNNNNNNNNNNNNNNNNNNNNNNNNNNNNNNNNNNNNNNNNNNNNNNNNNNNNNNNNNNNNNNNNNNNNNNNNNNNNNNNNNNNNNNNNNNNNNNNNNNNNNNNNNNNNNNNNNNNNNNNNNNNNNNNNNNNNNNNNNNNNNNNNNNNNNNNNNNNNNNNNNNNNNNNNNNNNNNNNNNNNNNNNNNNNNNNNNNNNNNNNNNNNNNNNNNNNNNNNNNNNNNNNNNNNNNNNNNNNNNNNNNNNNNNNNNNNNNNNNNNNNNNNNNNNNNNNNNNNNNNNNNNNNNNNNNNNNNNNNNNNNNNNNNNNNNNNNNNNNNNNNNNNNNNNNNNNNNNNNNNNNNNNNNNNNNNNNNNNNNNNNNNNNNNNNNNNNNNNNNNNNNNNNNNNNNNNNNNNNNNNNNNNNNNNNNNNNNNNNNNNNNNNNNNNNNNNNNNNNNNNNNNNNNNNNNNNNNNNNNNNNNNNNNNNNNNNNNNNNNNNNNNNNNNNNNNNNNNNNNNNNNNNNNNNNNNNNNNNNNNNNNNNNNNNNNNNNNNNNNNNNNNTAAAAAGATCTAAACGAttcatataacatttttttttttgctaacatATATCAGATATTCagattaatataaaaacttttatatcAGATTAAATTGTGGATACACTggtaacaaaaatgaaaaaggaaaactgaATATTGGAATAGtgacagaaaaaaacatatgctTGGATAGATCATTTAAATCGCCAAACTAGAGAaacacataaacacaaacataatAAGTTTTGGCCCTGGATTTGCAACTTATTGTACATTTTCTTTAGTCAATCGAAATACAATTTTTGGACTCATAAAGCAGCCGTGGGCCCTACATCCCGAATTAAACTGGTCCTAAACCGCAGATTAGCGTACCAGAGCATTTTAGTATGCGTCcactatttttataaataaacaaaagctcCCCTTAATCTTATAGAATCAgagtattttacattttttttttcttcttctgattaaATAAAATAGCGTGTGGCTCACGCCTTCCTTTTTACCTCTTACTCCACACTAAATGACGAAAACACCCATCaaccctttttctttttaatatatgttccccaaatttatgaattatataatatgtaagTATACTTTTCGTAGACTTTTGTAGTACGTAAAAACGGTTTGTTGTGGAGTCGTCCATAAAACCGTGTATTGTTCAAATGCTactaattttaatcatttactTATAAAACTATCATAGGTtgtaaaagattaaaaaaaaccccTATAGCATAGATAACACATTATATGTAAATAAtcaaatacatgttttattatttatcttccAAAATATCTATAAGCTAGTAGATATTGACATACATATCTTCATAAAAAGTTATATACTAGTATAAAATGACTTgaaaacttttattaagtttaaagCACTATctacaattttgtttaacatAAAGTCCGAATCTATTAATATTAAATGATAcaacaattatttaaaatcaaagagTGCTCAGAGAGTCAATAGATAACCATTTATAGTGTAATATATTCATTGATTGAGCATAATATGCAGTTGGAAATCTGAAGAGAGTATTTAGTGAGaaagatataattaagaaaaaggaCCCACGCACGCACCCACGCCACGCCACGCACCGTCATTTAGATACGCGAATAAAACTGCTTTCAAATTAGTTAGGTGTGTGTGATTGCATATTAAATGTTTATtctttaccaaaacaaaaataatttacttttgttagatttgaatttctttttatcTATCAATAGATTTAACTCAAATAAgcaaatataaatatgttacgCAGTTTTGAACGGATATGACACACCAAATTATCCGTCTTCTAAATTTGTATACGAAGAATCAAAGCTAATGAAAAAGACGTGAACACcttataaataattatcaaactGTTGAAATAATGTTGTAtgataaaatatagtgaaatgCTAGCAAATATTACTACTTTcatttataatcaaaatttaaactttttaaagtttatctatgatttattgaattttaatgGTAAAAGGAAATTGTTTTAGCAAACTATGTTGTGTCATTATTTATGaacaataaatcatatattgTAATgaatatttatctaattttttagGATTAAATCTATTATGATTAACTAacatttatgtaattttaattgtgtcttttctttaataattaattttaaatcttttattaaaacttttatagataaaattttaaagtttatctataatttattgaatttaatgttaaaaatatgtgttataaggaatttttaagaaaattatgttGTGTCATTATTTATGAACAAACAACTCATAACTTAAtgttaaaattatgtgttataaggaaaatttttttagaaaattatgttgTGTCATTATTTATGAACAAACAACTCATATATTGTaatgaatatttttataattgaaaattttagtattaaatCTAATAAGATTAACTAACATTTatgtaattacttttttttaattgtgtccTTTCTTTAAAATgggaaactaattaattttaatttttttactaaataatgttccaaaaaaaagaaaaagagaatagagCGGGTCCCACAAGGTTCGGATCGGACGGTTCAGATCGAACCACCACATTGAAAAAATTAGATCACGTGCAAACGAGTTTGATGAGAAAACATTATAGGGGTAATATCGTCATTACAACTGAACAGGCAGAATTTATTAATCCGTACACGAGGGGGCAAAGACTCATTACTCAGCCactgttatatttttttatttaaatcccttttttaatttattttccttgtatTCACATTGAAACTCTTCATTAcattgggggaaaaaaaaaaagggaaaaaacaccaaaaaggaAGATCCGAAAAGTTTCCCACGAAAATCTCAGATTCTGGGAAAAGAAAGTTAAAGGAAATCAACAACTAGAGAATAAGGAAATTTTTCATTCCAATCGGAATATTATTTGGGCAgagatttgtctttttttttttttttttttgcttccttcTTGGATTTGTTCAAACTATATAAATCTATCTTTGTGGGGgacaccaaaaaaacaaaaacaaaaaaaagttaaatttaagAAGAAGATCGTTTTTTCACATTTTGTTCTTCATCGGTAAAAAGGAACAATCTTTatttctcctcttttctctttgtgtttttgatCATTGTGAtcatcgttcttcttcttcttattacttAGACGCAACAACTCTTAACAAACGATTTCGTctctggtttcttctttttttttttctctctcggaGAACATAAAAAAgagttcttttgattttttgtctctctctctctctctctctgtgtgactgtttgttttttataacgAGCCATGTCCGAAACTCAGCAGCAGGTTCAGAACTCTACTGGGTCGATTCGATCTCCCGAGAAAATTGAAGGTAGttacttttttctcttttcttttcatcaaAGATCCAAATAAAAACGGTTTCTTTTTCGTAATGTGTTTGAAGATCatatggtttttgttgttgttggtctgATCATCCAACTCTCAAtgtgattttctttgtttttgcgaGTTTTGATCATCCATAAAAGTTCGAAACTTTGGATGGTTGAATACGAATTtgtcttcgtttttttttttttggagttatCTTGTTGGATTCCTTGTGTCGGATCATTGAATTTGAATGCTTCTTCAATATTTACGAAAAGTTAAAGATCACGTTTTTTCATATCTATATCGTGGGATATTGTTCTTTGATTATGTATTCGTACTTTAGATTCTGATTTGCTCTTTGTGTGATTTGAAGTTTGACATTGTCTTATTGGGTTTTGAATAGTGGATTCTTTTGATTTGAGTTTGGGTTCTCTGGTGATTTaatgttcttggtgttttgattttcttagaTACCTTCAGGAGGGTGAAAGTTGATGAAGACAATATGGAGCAATCTAGTCCATATCCTGATCGTCCTGGTGAGCGTGATTGCCAGTTCTTTTTGAGAACTGGGCAGTGTGGCTATGGAAACACCTGTCGATACAATCATCCTCTTACTCATCTCCCTCAGGTGAGAAAACTTTGTTTATATGGCTGACTCTTCTTGCACCTGTCCTGTTATTACTCAAGCTTACTTACAGTTTGTAACATATTGTAGGGTGTTATTTATTACAAAGACCAATTGCCCGAGAGGATTGGACAGCCAGACTGTGAGGTGTGTTGCttacattatattaattatcatatcaGTTTGTGTCCTTGTGGAGATGGTCTGAAAAGTTTGAGCAGTTGTAGTATGAGTGCGAAATTGACGCTTAATCTACATTCCACATTCATGCTGCAAAACATATCTTTTCTTGAGTCTTTCCTTATATGGAAAGTGTTAATAGTTTTGATAGTTGAGGCACCGCATTGTTTCACGTTTCTTTGAAGAGGATTAacaaacacattccttttctgTATGCAATTTCTTTGTAGTATTTTCTGAAGACAGGAGCCTGTAAGTATGGCCCAACGTGTAAATATCACCACCCAAAGGACAGGAATGGTGCAGGACCCGTGCTGTTCAATGTTCTCGGTTTTCCTATGCGACAGGTAAGGTCACACCATGCAGATAGCATTACAGTTTCGTCCACCAGTTTCATACTTGATAGAGACCTTTAAATGTTTCTGTTCTCTACAGGGTGAGAAATCATGCCCATATTACATGCAGACAGGATTGTGTCGTTTTGGAGTTGCCTGCAAATTCCATCATCCTCATCCCCAGGCTCCTAATGGCCACTCTGCATATGCAATGTCTAGCTTTCCTCCGTCTGTTGGTTTTCCTTATGCCAGTGGAATGACAATGATGTCTTTGCCTCCTGCAACATATGGAGCTATGCCTCGTCCTCAAGTGCCTCAGTCTCAGGCCTATATGCCCTTCATGGTTGCACCCTCTCAAGGTCTTATACCTCCTCAAGGCTGGGCTACTTACATGGTAAGTCTTAAATATCTTTGCTCAGTGCTCAAGTAGAAACCTCTCTCTCTGtgaagttacgataaatagataGAGATATGTGCTTTTAATACATTTCACCTTCATTTACAACATATCCATTTTGTGAAAGAATGTCTTaatctgaaaattttcttttctctttactGTGGTGCAGGCTGCATCTAACCCTATTTACAATGTGAAAACTCAACCCGACTCTAGTTCTAGTGTATCGGTGCCTGTGGCTGTGACATCACATCAACACATATCTGAAAGAGCTGAATGTAGGTTTTTTATGAACACTGGAACATGTAAATATGGAGATGATTGCAAATACAGTCATCCGAAAGAAAGGTTGTTACAATCACCACCAAATCTCTTGAACCCTATTGTTCTTCCAGTAAGACCAGTAAGTCTCTTgtccttctttgtttttatgccAACTTCGTTCTGTTTGTTTTAATGTCAATGGAGCTTTGGTGACACTAATTTATCTGCTTTTACTTTGTTCAGGGAGAACCAGCATGTGGTAACTTCAAGGCCTACGGATTCTGCAAGTTTGGAGCAAGCTGCAAATTTGATCACCCAATGCCACTAAACCCTTATAACAATACGGGCATGGCCATGTCTCCTCTGCCTACTCCTTATGCCTATGCTCCACCTGTTTCAGCTCATCTTAGGATCTCATCGCCACCAATCCCTTCTGATTCGACCACCCTCCCCAATGGTAAACCCACTCCAGAGTCTCAAAGCTCAGAGACTGAGAAACAAGATGATGATATTCCTACAGAACCGGAGAA from Camelina sativa cultivar DH55 chromosome 7, Cs, whole genome shotgun sequence includes the following:
- the LOC104700161 gene encoding zinc finger CCCH domain-containing protein 26 → MSETQQQVQNSTGSIRSPEKIEDTFRRVKVDEDNMEQSSPYPDRPGERDCQFFLRTGQCGYGNTCRYNHPLTHLPQGVIYYKDQLPERIGQPDCEYFLKTGACKYGPTCKYHHPKDRNGAGPVLFNVLGFPMRQGEKSCPYYMQTGLCRFGVACKFHHPHPQAPNGHSAYAMSSFPPSVGFPYASGMTMMSLPPATYGAMPRPQVPQSQAYMPFMVAPSQGLIPPQGWATYMAASNPIYNVKTQPDSSSSVSVPVAVTSHQHISERAECRFFMNTGTCKYGDDCKYSHPKERLLQSPPNLLNPIVLPVRPGEPACGNFKAYGFCKFGASCKFDHPMPLNPYNNTGMAMSPLPTPYAYAPPVSAHLRISSPPIPSDSTTLPNGKPTPESQSSETEKQDDDIPTEPEKTEVHNSLPTSTLPNGKPDVENPSSETEKQEENVAQPDSSKVQDPSDKST